The segment TCCACCACGTCACGCTCGCCGTCGCCGACGTCGCGCGAGCCGAGCGCGCGTACCGCGACGTGTTCGGCCTCGACGTCCTGTTCCGCGAGGGCACGTACGACGGCGAGTTCGGCGCACTCCCCGACGGCATGGACTGGGAGACGGCGACGGCCGCCGGCGTCGACCCCGGCATGACGTTCCTCGGCCGCGAGGACGCCGCCATCGCGGTCGCCGAAGTCGAAGACGCCACCGAGTCGACCGAGGGCGAGGCCACCGGGTCGGCCGACGGCGACGCCGCTGGCCCGCTCGGTCACGTCGCGCTGCACGTCGACGCGGACGACGTCGCGGCCATCG is part of the Halorubellus sp. JP-L1 genome and harbors:
- a CDS encoding VOC family protein — translated: MGVHRIHHVTLAVADVARAERAYRDVFGLDVLFREGTYDGEFGALPDGMDWETATAAGVDPGMTFLGREDAAIAVAEVEDATESTEGEATGSADGDAAGPLGHVALHVDADDVAAIAARARDRGWDVDERETAAFVVDHDGIEWEVNASSPPPATPFDALDLDAR